In Chitinivibrionales bacterium, the following proteins share a genomic window:
- a CDS encoding anhydro-N-acetylmuramic acid kinase, with amino-acid sequence MNFFSALKKTKKRRILVVSAGGPQSGIQCIYFCAEGDAWESVAHAILPYPDPVEQLVETLALNPAAAIGLDRLAWLDQRLSYLFLECARTALSHAHKSMRQPHFVVMNPCTLFRGPAGDGDQARVWDVTLGDAQLLASALKVPVITGFGRHGILAGADGGLPLFPGNAKIAKHAEPVSLYLNIGLVAHMAVVDNQAMAIVLDSDIGPGTCLINLAAREAGCQDGFDRDGSFAAKGKVDSACLGALMAHEWFSRPAPKQAFLQELAALYSLPQVAALSPLDRLATLTALTARSAFEFFKREYRQVIPAEVVWLSGGGANNLTLIEYLGTYFDPVKVKSVEESGIPAALRIPLALGLSVHEYISGHRGPWNVRPNPEIRGIGRWVFP; translated from the coding sequence ATGAATTTTTTTTCCGCTTTAAAAAAAACAAAAAAAAGGCGCATTCTCGTCGTTTCCGCGGGCGGGCCGCAGAGCGGGATCCAGTGCATCTATTTCTGCGCCGAGGGGGACGCGTGGGAGTCCGTTGCCCATGCGATTCTTCCGTATCCTGACCCCGTTGAACAGCTCGTGGAAACGCTTGCGCTCAATCCCGCGGCCGCAATAGGGCTCGACCGGCTTGCGTGGCTCGACCAGCGGCTGTCGTACCTGTTCCTCGAATGCGCCCGGACCGCGCTGTCGCATGCGCATAAGTCAATGCGCCAGCCGCACTTCGTCGTGATGAACCCCTGCACGCTCTTCAGGGGGCCGGCGGGCGACGGGGACCAGGCGCGCGTCTGGGACGTCACGCTCGGCGACGCGCAGCTGCTTGCCTCTGCCCTGAAGGTCCCGGTCATCACCGGGTTCGGCAGGCACGGCATCCTGGCCGGCGCCGACGGCGGGCTGCCGCTGTTTCCGGGCAACGCGAAAATCGCCAAGCACGCCGAGCCTGTTTCCCTTTACCTCAACATCGGGCTCGTCGCGCACATGGCCGTGGTTGACAACCAGGCAATGGCCATCGTGCTCGACAGCGACATCGGGCCCGGCACCTGCCTCATCAACCTGGCCGCGCGCGAGGCCGGCTGCCAGGACGGGTTCGACCGCGACGGCTCGTTCGCGGCAAAGGGCAAGGTGGACAGCGCGTGCCTGGGCGCGCTCATGGCGCACGAATGGTTTTCCCGCCCCGCGCCGAAGCAGGCGTTTCTGCAGGAACTTGCGGCGCTATATTCCCTTCCACAGGTTGCGGCCCTTTCACCGCTCGACCGGCTCGCGACGCTCACCGCGCTCACGGCGCGGTCCGCGTTTGAATTCTTCAAGCGCGAGTACCGGCAGGTGATTCCCGCTGAAGTCGTTTGGCTTTCGGGCGGCGGCGCCAACAACCTGACGCTTATCGAATATCTGGGTACCTATTTTGATCCGGTCAAGGTGAAAAGCGTCGAGGAATCCGGCATTCCCGCCGCGCTCCGCATCCCGCTTGCGCTCGGCCTTTCGGTGCACGAATATATTTCGGGGCACCGCGGCCCGTGGAACGTCCGCCCCAATCCGGAAATAAGGGGGATTGGAAGATGGGTGTTTCCGTGA
- a CDS encoding TIGR02147 family protein — protein sequence MPDIFRYTDYRKFLRDAIKAMRKKDPSLSFRALAKHIGLLAPSHIFLVLQAKRNLGDLLVLKLSAFLKLKRREMFYLEHMTHYNQAKTKLEKDEYYRRMVAMNSRLKKRK from the coding sequence ATGCCGGACATTTTTCGTTACACCGATTACCGCAAATTCCTCAGGGACGCGATCAAGGCGATGCGGAAAAAAGACCCGTCGCTTTCGTTCCGCGCCCTTGCAAAGCACATCGGCCTGCTCGCGCCCAGCCACATTTTTCTCGTGCTCCAGGCCAAGCGAAACCTCGGCGACCTCCTGGTGCTTAAGCTGTCCGCCTTTTTAAAGCTCAAGCGCAGGGAAATGTTTTACCTCGAGCACATGACGCATTACAACCAGGCGAAAACAAAATTAGAAAAGGATGAGTATTATCGGCGCATGGTTGCGATGAATAGCCGATTGAAGAAAAGAAAATAA